The DNA segment CAGGGAGCACTCCTGGTGTCAGCCTTCAGACACTCCCCGGCTCCCTGCGAGCCAGGCCCAGAAAGTCTCTGCTTTGCTTGTGGCCACTGGGGGCAAGttcataaaatgtgaaaaaactcCCTTTCCCTTCACCTCCAAGGAGTTTAATCTCTTCTAATCAATTTAGCAGACTGGCTTGGTTGTAAACGGTAATGATTTGCATTTTGAGGCTTTTTATTCCTCCTTAAGAAAAAAGATGCCTCCTCTGCCTGCATTCTGGAAGGCCCGTGCAGGGCTGTGAATTGCTTGTTAGCATTCACCCTGGCACAGATCCAGCACCAAGCGTCCGCCACCCATCACCTGCGCTgatctgggggcagggggcatgcGCAAGGGACACCCACAGCTGGCTCTGACTCTACCTAAGCCCTGCCCTTGGGGGCTCAGGCCGATGTGTGCCCTGAGGCCGCTCCTGGCAGCAAATGCCCCAGCTCTCTCCCGGTTGCCTTTCCAGCTCCATTGCTCCCTGTCTGCCGCATCCAATTTTTCTTGTTGTATTTTTCATAAGCGCGAGACTCAGAAGCCCCGTCCTCCCTGGCACGTTCAGCAGGAAGCAGATTTCTGGAGTGGGTTGGCTTTGGGACTTGAGCTGCCATTGGAGGGGGTGGCAGTGTCTTCCCCTCGCTCTACAGCTCCAAGGGGGTGAAGAAGGGAGGTGCAGAAGCCGTACAGGTGCATTGCCCGGCCCCTTCCCTTCTCAAGGCCCCGGTcagccccctcacccccaggacTCCTCACCTGGCCTGGGCCTCTCGCTCTGGGCCTCGGTCACCTGCCTGGGGGCAACTAGAACCTTCCAGAATCAGCAGATGGAAGGAGTCTCCATTTAGCCTCCAGAGCGCCAGCTTTTCTCAGCCCACCCCTCCTTTATAAAACAGGCTGGTGGGCCTCCCCACACtcctgggggagggtggaggcCAGTGCCCACTGAGGAAGCGGGAAGAGGCACGGGCAGGAGTGGGCTCTGGACTCTGGCTGGGGAAGCCTGGGCCCCGGCTCCTACCCCTACAGCCCGCAGGCCCCTCAGTCAGCCACACAGCCACCACGTCAACGGGAGGTGGTTGGCGAAGCAGGAGCCAATTTAGAGAAGAGAGGCTCCTGCGGGAGGCGgcgggaagagggaaggaaaaaagggaggaaaagaagcttTTGATGCACATCATGTCTGCGGAATTGAGTATGActaattaatagattttattcTTAGTAATCTCTTAAGCATTCCATACGTTGGGCCCCACGCCTGAGCTGAGCTTACAAGAGGCCTCATTCGCAAAATGCAAATGACTGGCCCTGCTGCCTTCTCGCTTTCCttgccttctctttcctccttttttttttttaaaggggaaatttaaaggaaaattgcCATGTAATAGAAAAGAGATTCCAATCACTACATCTAATTACCACGAGGGTAAACCACTTAACCAAAGAAGTgtcatgggcttttttttttttttccccttaactttAAACCTGCCTTAAATGCCACAAAATACACTCATCAGCCCTGAGGCCAGTGAGGTGGTTCTGGATGGTTAGAGGCTGCATGGGTCAGGTCGGCTGCCCACGGAAGGGAGATTCTAGACAGGAGTGGTGGCCCAGGGCTCTTGTCCTCGCGTGCTTCtcggggtgttgggggggggtggctgccCACTCTGGAGCATCCTTTACCATTATGTTACATGGCTGGCCCGGAGAGGCTGGACCAGGGCGGATTTCAGAGAGGGCCGGGCTTCAGGCCCCATCTCTGGCTTGGGTGGCTGTGAGACAGCGGACATTTAGAGGCTTGCTCTCAGAAAGGACACTGGGGAGATGTTGGGATGCTGAGGGCAGAGAAGATGAGAGGGGGCTCAGGGGCCCCGGTGGGACTGAGTCTCCTCTCTCTTGGGCACTTACATTGGCAGGAGGGCGCCTGGGTTCCACAGCCTGGGGCGAGGTGGGGCTGACCTCACGAGGGCAAGAGCCAGGAGCAGGAGACCGATGTGTCCACAGGCCCAGGTGGGCCTCGACCTGCTTTGTGCCACGGAGGGAGGAAAGATGCCCACCAAGGCCTGGCCTGGAGGGCGCCGCTGACCCAGGCAGGCCTCAAAGCTGCAAGGTCTCCCCTGTGGTCCTTTCCGCATGGGGCCACGTGCTGTTCCCCAGATGCCTTCCTGGCCTCTAAGGGGATGGTCTGAGCTCCCGCCTGgctcagggagaggagagaggaggatcTGGGGTGAGTGCCCAAGGGTGTCGGCAGCAGAGCTTGGGGTTGGCAGTGGAGGGGCCGGCCAGACAGGACCGGTGCCTCTAGGGCAGAGGCTGCATTTTAGGAACAGCagtgatcttggacttctgaccCCTGGCCAGCGCCCCATGCCCTCGTGCACTGTCTCCCTCTGGACTCTGGCAGCAGggcccctctgctcctccctgaGCCACAGGGAGCGGGCCTGTGTCTGGGGGGCTGCCGGCCTTTACGCAGATGTGAAATTAAGGCTTGGAAAGTTTTCTCCCCTGACCTCATTGTAGGAGAAAATGCTTCAGGTGGGGAAAGGGAAAAAGCTGGAGGCGAGAAAGAAGCGTGCCCCCGCCCTTGGTctctcctggggctggggctccgGGTTCCCTGCCTGGCGAGACCGTCCCTCCAGCCTGGCACTGGGCCTCGTCTCTTCTCCACCTCGCTTGAGTGGctcttttgtccatttctttcaaCCCCGGCTTCTTCACTGTGGGGCCAGCAGTTATCTTTTCAAGTCCAGCGAGCGGCTGGTCCCCAGGCCTGTCACGGCAGCCCTGTGACTGTTGTTCAGCttccttttcctgcctttggCTTTTGTCAAAGTAGTCGAGGCCTTTTGAAAACGCCACGGCCAGGAGCTGGACCCCTTCTCATGCCTCCTGCCCTCAGACCAGCATCTATCCTTTGACATGGCCCTTCTCGGGCACCGGCCAATGGGCATCGTGACAGATGGTGACCTGCGTTCCCCACGTACTGGGATGCGGGAGACATCAGAACCCCAGGCACCACTCCTCTCTTCGTTCCAGATTCGCTGTCATTATTTCATCATTGTTTTAATCTCATGGCTCGCCAAACAGCACTGTCAGTTGATAAATGATGGCAACATTGATTCCAGAgggcggaaaaaaaaaatcttaactcttCTGAGGGCTCCGGTCAGTACCTTTTGGAGGCTGGCATCTTTAGAGAGATCTAGAGCAGAGTTCCCAGGGTGGGCACAGCTGCGTGTTCTGCCTTCTGCGGGGTGGGGTGCTGTCTCCCAGGGcttttctgagaattttcatgtctttttctggGCTTTGTTTGAGCAGCCATGGAAACCATTAGGTCTAATCAGCtgatattagaagaaaaaaagtcccTGCACAATTACCTGTCTCTGGAGGAAGCGCATAGTGTAGAGAAAATGCTCGGAAAGTAGCTGTTGAGGTGATTACATctgtggggtggagggggagagatgAGGATGCTGCCAAGCTCTGCTCTATGTCAGAAAGGAGCTCGGCCCACCTCTAGCCAACCTGAGATCGGATTGAACTGAAAACACCCCTTGCCCTGGTCTCCCCAGCCACCTGGCCAGGATAGACATGCCTCTGCCTTTAGGAACAGCATTATCCCCCACCCTACTCCCATTCCCCAACACACGTTGTCTACTTAGTCAGTGATTTCTAGGTGAAAGCAACATTATCGTGACCCTATTGTCTCAGGAAATTATACAAACTGACCCAAGAAGTACTGTAAGGACAGTGTAGGTGGCTCTATCTACCCGTCTATTTAGAGACGAGACGTAAACAGACAGGTTGGGAGATGCGCCTCCAAGCGGCTACGAAAGCCACACCTTCCATGGGGCTGCCACAGCGGAGGGTGTGTGGAATTGAGGAGGGCTTCAgtataggaaaaagaaagtttgctttttaattgaCTACATCATTGTTCAAAGAATGCAGCGAAAGACGCGCTATTTCTGCAAATCTGTAAGGGACATGGCATGGAAAGAACCAGGGAAGAGATTTCAGGACAATATCTCCATAGCAAAagatcttttttcccctctcctttgtGAGAAGCCTGAAAACCTTCCATCAGGTTGTCTCCAGCGAGCAGCCAGCAGTAAGAGCTGCGTGGGGGCTCTGTGTGTCGGCTGCTTCGCTAACAGCTCCTTTGTGACAATCCTGCCCAGAGCATGAGGCCTATAAGACGTTGCACAGGTAGCATCTTTCCagttcaggaaaaacaaaagcccCGACCCATCCCTTCCTGCAATATTATTTTTAGTCTTTCCCTCCCCACCTGGCATAATTTGGTATAAATTATGTCTTCAGCAACGTCAAATCCCTCTCCTGCcttgtcttctttaaaaaaaaaaattttttttttcactgttgtgtTCTACAAAATTGTCAACCCTCCCCAAACGCTGCTTTCTGCTGGGAAAGTCACTGGACTTCCTCTTCCTTGCTCTGTCAGATGGCAGCAGGCTGGGCAAAGACACACGGTCGCCACGCCAGGAGGAGGCGGGAGCTGGGCGCCGGCATCATGTGTAGGAATAGTCTGTGTCGGGGATGCCGCCGTCCCGGTAGCCCCGCGTGGTGCCGTAGCCGATGGAGTGTGTGCCCTTGCAGAGGCTGCTGCCGTTGGAGGGGAAGATGGTGTGGACCACGTACTCCTCTTTGGCGCGGTAAGGGTTGATGGGCAGCATTTGCAGCCCCGGCCCGCGGATTTCCAGGATGGAGTTATCCTTCTTGGTCCCAGACTCCATATAGTCGTCCTTTTTCCGGCTGCCCCGGTTGTAGGCCCGCTCCCGGGTCAGCAGCTCGCTGGCCCCGTGCACGTACCAGCAGATGGCCCCCAGGACCAGGAAGAGGAAGACAAGGGCCACGGCGCCCCCGATGATGCCCGCCAGGGGCAAGCCCGCCATGGGGTCGGCATTCTGCTCCTGGTTGAGCGTGGTGGTGGGGCTGTAGCTGTCGGCCGTCTCCGCCTTGGCGCACACGGGTGTCTCGTCTGCCACGTAGGTGTTGCCGGTCTCCATGGTGACCATGCAGATGATATAGGTGGACTTGGGCTCCAGGGCCGTCAGCAGGTACTCCGTCTTGTCCCCCTGCACCAGAGTCTCCGTGATGGAGCCCACGGCTGGGCTGTGGCCCAGGCGCAGCCAGCTGAGCCGGAAGGAGGAGGCGGGGAGCGTGGCCTTCCACGTGATGCGGATGGAGTCCGCGGTCAGGGGCTTCACGTGGATGACCAGGGTCTTGGCGCCATTGCCCGTGGCCATGGGGTAGTCGAGGCTGGAGTCGGGGAGGCGCAGCCCCGGCCTCTTGGCCTTGAGGGTGAAGAGCGAGCCCTGGGGTGTGGTGGCGGAGGCGTGGTCGCTGGCTGTGGTCTTGGCAGCGGGGTTGGCCATGCCACCCTGCGCCCCCCCCTCGAAGCACTCGTCCATCTCGCTGGTGATGTCCTTGATGGCCATGCCCCGGACCTTCTCGGGGCCCTGGCACATGAGGCCTCGCACGTTGACCACGGCTGCCCGTGCCTTCACCCAGTCCCGCAGCCACAGGAGGTTGCAGCCGCAGAACCACGGGTTGTTTCGGAGCAGCAGCTGGGCCAGGTTCTCCAGGTCGTCGAACAGGCCGCGGGGCAGCGTGGTCAGGTTGTTGTTGGAGAGATCCAGGCGCTCCAGCTCGTGCATCTTGGCCAGCGTGTTGTAGGGCACGTGGCTGATGGCGTTGTCCTGCAGGTAGAGCTTCTGCAGGCGGGCGCTGGGCAGGTTGAGGGGCGGGGCGGCCAGCGAGTTGCGCACCAGCGAGAGCTCCGTCAGGTTCTGCAGGCGGCTAAAGGTGTCGTCCGCGATGCGCTGGTTGGCCAGCAGGTTGCCGTCCAGCACCAGGCGCCGCAGGCGGCTGAGGCCCTTGAAGGCGTGCAGCGGGATGGTGGAGATGCGGTTGTCGTCCAGCCGCAGCTCCTCCAGGGTGCGGGGCAGCCCCGAGGGGATGCTGCTCAGGTGGTTCCTGCTCAGGAAGAGCAGCTTGAGCTGCTTGCTGTCGGCGAAGGCATCCTCCTCGATGCTGACGGTGGACACGGAGTTGTCGTCCAGGTGCAGCTTCTCCAGCAGCGGGATGCGGGCCAGCGAGTCGCGGGCGATGGTGCGCACGTTGTtgtcctgcaggtgcagctcccgcAGGGAGCGGGGCAGGTTGACAGGAAACTCGTCCAGGTCGTTCTCATACAGGTAGATGACCTGCACGTTGACCTTGGTCTTGAGGTCCTGGGGGATGCCCGCATTGTTGATCTGGTTGTTCTGCAGGTAGAGCGTGGTGGCGTCGTCAGGGATGTCGGCGGGGATGGAGGTGAGCCCCCGGTCATTGCAGTAGATGAAGCCGTTGTCGCAGCGGCACACGGAGGGGCACGTGGTGCTGTCGATGACCTCCGTCAGGAAGGCGATGAGCCCGTAGCAGAGGAAGAGCCAGTCCCGCAGGTCCATGGCGGCTGTGGTCATCACGACGGTGGCCGTGACCGTGGCAGCgggggtggcggtggcggtggcagTGGGGTGTGCCACCACCATGGTGGACGGCTGGGGGAACCGCGGGCCCCGCCTGATGTGCAGCCTCTGCACCTGCAAGGAGCACAAGACACGTACCGTGAGTGCAGGTGGGGCTCTCACCTGCCTGCTGCCTCGGTCGCCTGCAGTTGGGGCCGCAGCGTCAGGGTCACGGCTTTTCGAATGCCACGTTTACATCCAGGGGATGCTTGGGCTGAAGTCAGCCTCTAACGACATCTGGCTAACATTAATCTCACCAGGAGCAAAGACGCTGCCCCTGAATGAGACGGACGCAGCTGCGGTCCTCCTGGACTGTGACCCTGGCCGCGTGAGGTTAATTTAGTGGGAGCGGGGCCGcagtttccttctcttctttccagaCTTCGCACTAAGCCAGGTTTTCTGGCTGATGCTGAAAGTAGCTGGTCAGTGTTGATGGGAGGGATTTAGGGTGTTTTTATGGATTCAGAGCCACCATTTCTCATCGGAACAGGGAATCACATCCCTCTCTGGCTCGGACCCAGGGTCTGAAGGGAAAGCTTGCTTCTGCAAGGACTGCGAGCTCAAAGGGGTAGGGGGGTTATCACTAGAACCTGCAGAAGGAAGCTGCCAGCATCGTCACTGGCAAGCAGGGAAAGTGAGGGGCCTCATTGTCTGGTATTAAAACAACATGTCCTATTTGTCACTCGTGCATCCTATAGACAGAAGAATGAGGTGTCAACAGAACCGCTTCCTCATATATTTACAGAAATCTCTATCAGAGGTGCCCTCCCTACCGTGTTCCATACCATGTGAGAAATTATACCAACCTCGCCCCCTTCCCAAATCACGAAACTTTCagctattttgaaatatatatatatttcttgcaTTTAAAGACAGGAGACAAATTAAAAAAGGGAGGGGTCCACGCACTGAGGGAATTGTCTGCAAGGTGTAATTTCAGTTTTCACAAATGGAAAAATTGCAGTGtggatttttctcatattactttACTGTTCATGGTggaaaaaatcaattaaagagAAATTCTCTTTCAGGCTCAGTGGGGAAGGTGTCTTCGTACAGCTGGCAAAGGTCTGTTCTATAACCCCCGGTTTGTGAAGGCTTCTCAGTGTGGGACACTCAGTGTGGCCTCTTAGAGTCTGACCTGGGGCCCAGCCTGGAGGGCAGCCTTGGTGTGCAGAGCAGAACCGGGACCAATTCACTGAATGAGTCAGTGGGGACCTCGCTCCCGTGCCCCAGGGATCCAGCATCTCCATTTCTCAGCCATATCAAACCcttcttccctctgtctctctctatctctgGACTGTTCCTCTCCATCTAGCAAACTGCTCGTTACCCTTCAGGACCGTGCTCAAGTGCCTCTTCCCCACTAGGTCTTCCTGATGCCATACAGAGCTTCCCTCTGCTCCATCCAGccacccatccatctgtccatccatccacccatccatacttccatccacccactcatccatctacCCACTCACCCTCTcacttatccatccatccacccacccacccattcactcacccacctatccatccatccatccacccaccctctCACTTATCTACCCGTCCACCCGCTCTCCATCTACCCCCccgccctcccaccctcccacttatccatccatccatccactcacccacccacctactcatttatccatccacccatccacccatccatccacccatccatccatccatccatccaccagtCCATATACCCACCCACTCACttatccatccaaccatccaacAGATCTCTTTTGCGTACCTCCTATGTGCCAAACTGTGTTCAAGCCGCTGGCATTCCACTGTAGTCGGATGGTAGCTCACACCATGATAATGACCTCACCTGGAATTTTAGCAATTCTTAAGTCATTTATCCTCCCAGCAAACACAAGGTCAGTGCCCTTGTTATTCCCCTTTAGCCGACGAAGAAAACCGGAGTTCGGCCATGTTAATTTACTCAAGACCACTCGAGGAGTGGTGGGGAAGACCCCAGGCCAGGATCTTGACCAGTAGGCTTGTGGCACTGCATCTAGTGCCCGTCTCTGTGGGCTGTGGGTCACGATATTTGATAACTAGTGTTTTAAGGTTCCCTGATTAAATTTCAGGGGCTCGAGGGCCGGGACCGTGGGCTGCGTAGGCCCAGTGTGGCTTGTTATCCATGACCACCCAAGGAGAGAGGGAGCTGGCTGAGGTGCCGAGCAGGGCGGGGATGCCTCTGCCagctccctgctgccccctcAATTCATGTCCCATTTGCATTACAGGGGCCTCTGCCCAGGCTACGGCCTCCTGGAGAGAGCTCAGGCTTTGCCCACGGCTAAGGCACCAACCCTACTTAGGGCTTGTTGGCAGCTTGAGGCTTTCGTCCAGGAGGCGGACCCAAGGTGACTTGAGGGCCAGCTGAGGACACACACGAGTCTGGAAGCAAGTGAGGGTGACAGGGAAGGGTGTCCGGCGTCTGCGCAGGGAGCCGGCGGGCGGCGAGGGCCCGAGGGAAGCCGCGAGGAAGGGGACTGGTGAGAGCCATGACCAATGCTCTGGGCCTCCGAGGCCAGCTcaagcccctcccaccagcccctgtTGGCTCGAGGGGCTGAGGACATTTGTCTGATGACCGCTGGCGCTCCTCTGGAGGCCGCCCTAGTCTGCAGGCCATGACCCCAGTCTCACCCCCGCCCCTTGGGACTCAGAGCTCGTCTTTGCTTCCCTCACATTCGCGCTTGGCTCTCAGTGTATTTGGACGGGAATGAACCCAGGCATCAGGACCACCCGCGGGCCAGGCCCCGCCCACCCTCACAGGCACGTTTGTATCTGTGCCCTCCTGTCACATGTACACAGGTCCtcagtcccattttacagctgagcgccccaaggctcagagaagtgaggtcacaGTCAGCCCAGGTTTCCGGCTGCACGTCTGTCCCTTTCTCTGCACGGACCCAGAGCCATGGTCATGGAGCCTGGAGGTCCTGTCTCAAGATGCTTATGAGcaaaggggcagggccagggtagGAAGGCTCAGGCCTGCTCAGGGACCTTGCCTCAGTCTCAGGGGTAAGGTCTGAGCTCAGGGGCACCTCTGCCCAGGGCCACAGCATCTGGCCAGAGGGCACACACCCTCCAGTCTGTCAGCTGCTAAGTCCTGGCAGAAGGGACGGGTGTGGCCCCCGGGCTCAGGGATTCCAGAGCAGTGCCCTGAGCAGGGGGGCAGACTTGTTCAGGCCAAAGCCAAGGCCAGACCACATTCTCTGGCATGAACATCAGTTCCCGGTGCCCGCTCAGCTCATGGCCACAGCCCTCAGCCTCCAGAGGCCCCGGCATCATAATAGAGTCTAAATTGCACCTTTCAGAGATGCCTGATGGATAACCGAGAAGCATTTGGGAGGCAGGGACCCAAGGCCTTTCCGTTCCCCTGTCTGCGGGCCTCATCTGTCTTGGCTGAGGCTCCCAGCGCCCCCTTCCCCAAGGCTGCCGCTGATGCTAAGCCCTCTGGCTCCAGCAAGGCAGGGCGGGGCCCAGGGTGGGAGGAAGACTGCGTGCCTTGCCTGAGGAGCCCTTTAATTGCCCAGATGCCACAAGGCCTTTTTATTCCCTTGTCGTGCATTAGATGGTTTATATGGCCATCAAATTAAACCTGGTAAATCGCCTGTTTTTTACGGGGTCACTTGTCATCGTTGCGAGAATCCCGCAGACTTCAGCGTGCTGAGAGTTAGGACCTGCCAGCTGCGTGACTGACAGCAGGCTCCTTGGtatgtgggggaggagggggaggggagtagTGCGACGGCTCAGACTAGAGGTACCCAGACCCCCAGTTAGCCCCAGGGGTGACCTGGACAT comes from the Phacochoerus africanus isolate WHEZ1 chromosome 4, ROS_Pafr_v1, whole genome shotgun sequence genome and includes:
- the FLRT1 gene encoding leucine-rich repeat transmembrane protein FLRT1; the protein is MVVAHPTATATATPAATVTATVVMTTAAMDLRDWLFLCYGLIAFLTEVIDSTTCPSVCRCDNGFIYCNDRGLTSIPADIPDDATTLYLQNNQINNAGIPQDLKTKVNVQVIYLYENDLDEFPVNLPRSLRELHLQDNNVRTIARDSLARIPLLEKLHLDDNSVSTVSIEEDAFADSKQLKLLFLSRNHLSSIPSGLPRTLEELRLDDNRISTIPLHAFKGLSRLRRLVLDGNLLANQRIADDTFSRLQNLTELSLVRNSLAAPPLNLPSARLQKLYLQDNAISHVPYNTLAKMHELERLDLSNNNLTTLPRGLFDDLENLAQLLLRNNPWFCGCNLLWLRDWVKARAAVVNVRGLMCQGPEKVRGMAIKDITSEMDECFEGGAQGGMANPAAKTTASDHASATTPQGSLFTLKAKRPGLRLPDSSLDYPMATGNGAKTLVIHVKPLTADSIRITWKATLPASSFRLSWLRLGHSPAVGSITETLVQGDKTEYLLTALEPKSTYIICMVTMETGNTYVADETPVCAKAETADSYSPTTTLNQEQNADPMAGLPLAGIIGGAVALVFLFLVLGAICWYVHGASELLTRERAYNRGSRKKDDYMESGTKKDNSILEIRGPGLQMLPINPYRAKEEYVVHTIFPSNGSSLCKGTHSIGYGTTRGYRDGGIPDTDYSYT